The stretch of DNA tattaaaaaaaaacaaaatgcagttctttgtggccaaatgggccaaactggaaaccataatgctaagggaaatgagccaatcccaaaatgttagataccacatgtttgctttaatttaagatgatatgatgttatgtaaaacatgtaatgctatgtatgttataagttgtgtataaactaaaattgttatgtcaatgaggtggtcacagaatgtggttaagaactcgcatttatttttaacatattggttactcattactatgtcaactaattccataatgatgtaaatttttgctgatggtatatgggaagggtctccctaagaagccgttgaactaggctggacagcaagatgctggactctatgtttggtatatgcttgcagtgagggaatctcaactgagcttgaactgtggttatgtaacaaggtggagtaacccaaccttgggggagggtttggggaggggtcgggGTATCCCattacctattaaactgtgtcacataatacaatgtaattaaataaaaaaataaataataaaaaaaaacaattaggtaccaccaccaaaaaaaaaaaaaaaaaaaaacaaagctcatGGTAATTCTATGGAACTGTGGTTTGTATTACTCTTGAGTATAGCcacaacagaaaagaaatagtacacgttttaaaaaaagatttatatttattttcattgcaaagtcagatatatagtgcTGGGGGCTGtgcggtgggtgtggaagacacgaaggtgtcaagagtattgttccattgcatgACAGGGCCCAGTAgatgtctctgcatccacctgaaTGCAATTCCACCTCCATTTGCATGGACAGCGAACAACCCCGCTGTGGAGCTagtctttactatcaatgtgagcttggaagtttaCTATTCATGCTGTTTCAGTGGCCCCCACTGATCATATGTTAATCAAGGGtgtagcaggaacctatgcttagggttttcctcccccattgaccatatgctaattaagggtgttaagtccctaggtgtagtgggaatctattctttccctcttttcttgatctttaggtccctccttctgtgatgcacttcctcccttaactgattaaagactaagttgtagaatgaggattgcagtaggaatgtgttactgattgatatgtgctatctattgagaacttcctgaacTCAGGATTAGGATGGTTGATATCCTGTctcaaggtgaaacaattggcagaactatccttagaaacacccacttgacatAAACACCCAagatgtaaaaagtctgtgccagagtttgtgactgcttctgtataaataacgtggacagctttctcacattgtccattatgatcctggaattgtagtggtccatttttTTTCTACGCCTAATTCACACACCCTTCATGATTTCCGAACTCAGTTGGAGCTGGACTATagcaatacagagaggaggagagacagagaagatcttactttcgttgattcactccccaagtgactgcaacagccagagcctcctccaggtctcccacgcgggtgcagggtccctaaggctctgggtcatcctggactgctttcccaggccacaagcagggagctggatgggaagcagggctgcttggaatagaactagtgcccatatgggatcccagtgcattcaaggtgaggactttagcctctaggccaccacgccaagcccatatttcacatttttgcaCCAGAACTATCCTGAGAGGAACAATTTAGCGAGTTAATGTACCTTAAAGGAAACAGTGCTTTGCATGTAAATACTCTAGTCATCTAGTAAAGTGtaaaatgggccaaactggaaaccataatgctaagggaaatgagccaatcacaaaaggttaaataccacatgtttgccttaatttaagatgatatgatgttatgtataacatgttatgttttgaatgttatatgttgtgtataaactaaaattgaagtgtaggtgaggtggtcacagaaggtggctgggaactcgcatttacttttaacatattggttactcattactatgtcaattaattccataatgatgtaaatttttgctgatggtatgttggagctttcaattgactgggatgatactctgctggctctgtcttcagaccagagagggtctacctaagaagccgttgaacttgactggacaataagatgctggactctatgtttggtatacgcttgcaatgggggaatctcaactgaacttgagctgtggttatgcaacaaggtggaggaatccaccatggtgggagggtttggggaggggtgggagaacccaagtatctaggtaactgtgtcacataatacaatgtaattaatgaagttaaataataaataataaaaaaaatggactcCTGAAGGATGCATCTGTTAGAATGTCACAGTTGAATATGAATGTGAGACTACAGGTAAGCACACACAGGTTACTGGTTAAACTAAGTGTGCTTATTTTGATACAAACGGACTGACTATATGGTCACAAACTCCATATAAACTAAAGGCAGGACAAGGTCAGTGGGTAGAAAGGTTTGCCTGATGGCAAGGCCTGCAGAGCTGGGCATTGGGGTCTGAATCGAGGAGTTCAACAAGGAAGGAAGCACCTTTCTCCTTCATGCACAAGAGTCTTTTAGCTTCAACAAGCCAGGAACGAGTGGTCAGAGGGGCTGCAATTTGCTATAAGATGACAAAGGCCAGACAGGACAAACAAGGGCAAAGCTGAGACCTCAGAAGGGACACTGTGTGGCTGGGTGCCTGAATTGGGTTCTGTACCATCTGAGGCTTGGAAGGTCTTGGTCAAGGGCCTTCTGCAGCCTATGACTGTAATTTCAAACCACAAAAGGAAACAGAGTTCTCTCAAACTTTTATTTTGCTGAGGAAGCGGATGACTTAAATAAGTCTGTTTGACACATGCCCATCAGGCTTTCCAGTTCCCTTCGGTTTCTTGCAAGTCAGCCATAAAGCGATTCCCCACTTGTTCTGCCAGGATTTATGCATTCTACATCTGGTATTCAGCAagcatatttttcttccttttttcattgAACTTCTGCCCATATACACATACAGGGTCTCATTTTAATAGCAGGATTATTCCCTGTGTATTTAAATACACAGGAAACAGGAAATCATCTAAGAGAACACAGTGATCTCATGGTTATATCATTTTTCCCCACAAGCTTGTTTGGAGTCAGAGACAAAGGCGAGATTCTAGAGGTTATAGCTGAGAGTTGCTCAACCTGGGAGATGAACTAACCTCAAGTGCCCTCTTCTGGTGCCTACCATAGTGCAAATTAACAAAGTGGAATAGTAGAGTTCTCCccagaggcaggaaaaaaaaggacttttttttttttcaaagaatcctCTATTTAGTTCTAAAGAAATGTTAAGCAGACACTCCCATGCTGTTGGGTGACTAAAGGAAGGGCCAGCAATCCAGGGGAAGCCTCTATCAGGGGAGCAGAGAAGGTCCCTAGGTGCTCAAATATTTCTCACCCTGAGTCATAGTTTGCCTCAAAGGTGCACCCTACTACTAGACATCTGTATTTACTAAGCATTAACATTTTTCATCACATTCCATTTACTCATCATGACAACCATGAAATAGctgttattaatttcattttacagataagaaaacttgAGACTGCACTCTTAAGGAGTCAACTGCAAGGGCAAGCATATCTCTCAGAAACAATCTGCATGGGACAGGGTTTCTTAGGAAGCCTTACCCTACAGTCCAGGGGGAAGGATTGAGAACATGGTCTTAGCACAGTGCCAATGACATTCATGGGCTGTCTCCCCGAACTGTACCAGAACAGATGCCAAAGATACTCCAAGCCATGGCTCTTTAGACGCTGTAGCTCTAGGAGCCCCTTTCCCATCAAAGAATGAATGCACTGCGTTCTATACACTCTAATATAATGTACCTTAAACTCTTTCTGGCAGGTATGCCAACTCTGTTAACATGAATGTTGGAGTAATCTGAATAGTTTATTTCCAACCATGCCAGAGAATCAAATATTGTGAAAGTAAGATGCTTTCATTCGGCCCTGGAACAACTACCCAAGTAACACTCTTTAGTAAATCCCCAGATCTCCCTCATTGTGCTTAACATCAGACACTTCGTCAGTTCTTATTCCACTTCCTTTTCTGTAACTGTTCCCATTCCCACTCAACAGATCTTTACTGTCACAGCCTACTTTAAATCTTTCCCCAAACTCTCCCTAATTGGCACCACCACATGTCTTTCAATTTCCAATAAGTCTGTAATCTTGGGACACTATTTCACATCTATTCTCAACACACCATAGCTAATCCCAGAGCATTTTCTTTAACACATTCTGATCTTTGTCTTCCTGGCAGAGTGGAACAGCGTCACTTATAAGTTGAATCCTGAAGTAGCACATGCTTGCAGTCACGTAGATTCAGTTGGAGCTGAGTCGAACCCAACAGGGAATACCAAGGGTGCTGAACATTTCTTCCAACTCAGAGTTCAATTTCATCATCATGGTGGTAGCTTGAACTTGGCCATTGTAGGAATATTTATATCATGGAAATTAATAAGCACTACAAATCAAGGCTTTGTTTTCTACTTGGAGAACCAGCTACCAGCACTGTGTTGTTGCTAGCAAAAGTGTGGTTCACAGAGCAGTTGCACGCACATCATTTGAAAGCTTATTCAAAATACAGAGTCCAGTGTCTTCCTTCTGGACTCCCAAATGTAATTTTTGCATGTTAATAAGAACTCTGGGCTGATCTGCTTGCATATTAAAATGTGAGAAGGAAGGAGCTTTTCAAATGCCTCTCAGAATTTTAATAGATTAATTTACAAAGACTGTgttctaaaaaatttttatagAGATTTAACTCTAATGTAACACTGTTTGACTCCTCAAGGCTCGTCACCAAAGGGCTGAGAAATATTTATCCTAATTACATACTTGTTTACATAAAACTCTAAtggattattttatatatatatgtatatatatatatatacacacacacattgtttatttgaaagtcagatatacagagaggaagagagacacatagaaagatctcccatccactgatttactccccaggtggctgtaacggctggagctgagttgatccaaagccaagagccaggagccaggagccagaagctgcttccgagtctcccacatgggtgcagggtcccaaggctttggaccatcctcaactgctttcccagggcacaaaaagggagctagatgggaagcggggtggctggtacatgaactggtgcccatatgggatgccagtgcattcaaagtgagaacagaagccactaggctgttgcattGGGCCccgtattcattttttaaaagtttgaaatgTGACAATGTCCAACAGCTGGGGAGAAATCTACATTTTAACACTAAATTAAGGAAATTTAGTAAAGGAAATTTAAATGACTTTAAGGCATAAAAAGATTTGGcatcgggcctggcacagtggctcaatttgCAATCGTCCTCttgcaaacactggcatcccatatgggcaccagtttgtatcctggctgctccacttgccatctggctccctgtttgtagcctgggaaagcagttgaggatggcccaaagccttggaaccctgtacccatgtggaaaactcaaaagaagctcttgaATCCTGGgttcagatggctcagctctggctgtgacggccacttgaggagtgaaccagtggatgaaagatctttctgtcccgctgtctgtaaatctaccttaccAGTAAAAataagggtttgtttttttttctaaaaaacgaaaacagaaagaaaagatttggCATGGAGAACTTCTTGCTATATACAATCTTTTTGAGTGTGTGGCACCTAACATTCATaaatcaaatgttttaaaaccaCAGGCTGATATTAAGAGCCATAAGCATCTCTTTGTTAATGTCTTCTACTGTGCAGCTGTAATACAGTGAAACAGCCACGAGGggtttttttttgacaattttgGTTACAATATTAAGAATATTACAATATTAAAGACCAACTCAGAAGTACATGTGAAATTTGCATTAACAAATTCCAACCTGTAGCATTAGAAATTTCTGAAAAGCTGTAACAGTTGAATACTTGTAAAAACATTCCTAATTATTGACAGATCATGAACTTTAGGGTCAAGCTGAATTCAAGTTCCTGCTTTACCACTGAGTAGCTGCGTGATCCTAAGAAAATTTTTTGTACTTCAAGTTCCTCACCCGTAAGATGCAAGTACATCCCTCATCGCCTCTGGTAGTAGTAAAAACCATACCTTCTAACAACCAGCGGGAGGCCGCCCGCCTCATCGAGATGTACCAAGACCTCTTCCAGCAGGGGCCCTGAGGGCTGTCCTCGCTGGCCAGCGCGTCTCCTCCGCCACTAACTCGTGACCACCGggccctgccctctgctgctgtggactCCTAATTTCCTAACCCTCTATAGAATGGGGTTTTAATCTTCTGTAGACACGTCGGCACCCCTCCAGGCTCAGACCTGGCCCTGTAGCTTTTCCTTCTCCCCCGGCCAGGCTGTGACCCCGGGTGTCCTGGTGGTGGCTCTCTGCCTTCCCTacactgcctccccctccccgctTGTCACTGCAAGTGCCTTCAGTACTTTCATTTTGGGAAATAAACGAGGCCGCTCTTCCTGCGTGCCTcagcttctctttaaaaaaaaaaaaaaaattattaactgCGCCGTCAGGGGTTGCAGGCAGGCTCTGGCCGAGCTGCACCATGCCCCCCTCCCCCGCTCTGCCGCCCTCACTGGGGCCACCACAGGAAGAGAGGGCATGGGGTACGCGTGCGAGGCCCCCTGCCCATGAGCACTCCACTCCTGGGCTCACTCCACCGCCGGACCCCCTTGCTGCCTCCACAGCCCAGCGGGCACCGGCACCACAGGCTCCCCAAGCCGGCCTCGTGGACCCCCTGCATGGGCAGCGCTGGTGCGGGCCAGAACGCGTGGACTAAGGCACACTGACAGGGAGGGGGCGCCCAAGGGTGGCCATCACACGGGTGGCACAGGCCACGGTGTCCCCGGCCTCAAGCAAGCCCCTCCTGAGCGGGAGGAGTTGCTGCGCCGGGCCACGCAGAGGCTCCTCGGGTGGGGCCccccaccctacacacacacacacactgcacacacccaTGCTCGGGCTACGTGGGCACAGGGCGCTGTCCTGGAAGAAGCGCTCGAGTGTGCACACCTGCAGTACGGCCACGAGCAGCAGCACGGCCACATTGACCACCAACCAGAAGTTGACACGTTCCAGGTTGCCCTCCTGCAGGTTGCGGTCGCGCGCCTCGAAGGCCCGCAGCAGCGTTAGCACCTGGATGCAGCGCTCCAGCCGTGTCCGCATGGTCTCCACAGACTCCTTGATGTCCTCCATCTTGACGTCCAGCATCTCCTCGGGCTCCACGGCCTCGGcccagccctccacctcctcGTCGTCCTGCAGGCTGTCAAAGATGAGCTCGAAAAACACCAGCTTCTCGGAGATGGTGCTGAAGGAGTTGTCAAAGCACAGCTTGTATTCGCCCGCCTCCGTGGGCTCCACTGTGTGCAGCCCGTCTGCCTTGCGGGACTCGCTGACCAGCAGCACGCCCTGAGGGCTCTCCAGGGTGAAGTCCacgtccagcccagcccctccgatcacctggtactttttttttttttgaaatgcaacaACTCACTTTTAATAACATgcaaaatctggagaaagcctCAAAGAAGTTCCCTGTCCCCAGAGTCCGTGGAATAAAAACGGACGGCAGAGTGCACGCCTCGCCTGCCTTTCCTGCCCAGAGCCCGCCGCCCGACACCCTTGGGGCTCTGCCCAGGCTCTGACAGGATACAGGCCCCCGGCTGAGCCAGTTCCTCTTGGCCTCGGTGAGCTGGTCTGAGAGATGGGACCAGCACACTCTGTCCAGTGGTGAGTGCATGAAGATCCCAAAAGAGATGAAACCACACAAAGCACCTAGCTTGAATGTTGGCCCTAAAACTGTCCAGTGGTGAGTGCATGAAGATCCCAAAAGAGATGAAACCACACAAAGCACCTAGCTTGAATGTTGGCCCTAAAACTAAGTGTGTGATCTTGGGCAActtctataaaatataaatagacTAAAATAGTCAACTTCCATGTAACACTTGGAAAAGACTTTGGTCCaagcaattcttttaaaaaaattatttcaaggttATAATAGTATCCATCTCCCATCAGATAAATCAGCTTGGATCAGATCAAACAGCTCCCTAGAAAAAAATATTGCAGGCTGGCAAATGTCTTATGTAAATGTGTAGGAATACTGCAGCCTCGAGTGGTATTTTACAATGTATTCTGGTAGCTCTGAAAATATTGATGCGTGGGGTCCCAACCCCCAGGGATTTTGATATAATTGGCCCAGGCATCAGGAATCCAAAAATATTCCCAGGTGATTCCAATGCACAGCCAGAATTGAGAACAGTTGGTCCAGGAACATGATTAAGCAGATGTACAAAGCAATTAAGAAACAAGCAGTATAGTAATTTGGAGTATGTAGATTGACAAACTGGGATGACCTAGATGTGGCTGCTGCCTTTTTTGCTTCTAGGCTTGGCATGCTAGCTCTGTTGGCCTGGATGCTTGGGATGACCTGCTTACCCTAGGGTGATCAGCttgggtgggggtgcaggggaaaATGGGGACAGCTACTTTCAACTGCTGAGACTCAATGTTAATTGACTAGAAAGTCAATTAGTCATTTTCAGGGAGTCCTACCTTTTTCTTGGAGGAATTCCTCCTTGGGAAAACAAGTTAACACTATAAAAGTGCTTAAGAAACCTACGAACTCTAGAAAAAGTCCTAGAGCATGAGGAAACTATATGACCTATACAAGCAGCAGCCAGGCACCAGATTCCAGATTTTTGATACATGGTTCTCAAACGTTGCTGTATGTTGGCATCACTTGACCTGGGCCACGCTATGGACTAATTAAATCAGAATCCCCGAGTCTTactgtttttaaacatttcctaAATGGTTTCAAAGGACAACCAAGTTTGGAAACCAGTAAAATTACTATTCTTTCAACAATACTCACAAATTCTTCTTTTCAGTGACTTAATGCATTTGGTCACACAAGAAAAGTTTACAATGAAAGTACTTAGTTGATACAGAATATCAATATTTTATAATCTAATTCCCCCatctgttagtttcttttttatggcttatttatctgtatttatttggtagggagattttccattttctcattcaATCTCCCAAATGGAAATAACAGCGAAGAACTGGACTAGGTTGAAtcccagagccagaaactccattcaggtaACCCAtattggtgacagggacccaagcccttgattgccattccctgctgcctcccaggatgcatgtccagctggataggaagctggattagaattaGCTAAGACTTAAACCGAGCACTTCCATATGGATATACCAAAGCCACACCATAGTGCCTGCCCCTGCAAAAGTATTTTAAATCATGAAACTATTATTAATTATTGAATTCACATAATTCCTTAAGTATGATGGAAGTGTTGTAAATATGCTATTTGAAGTACTAGATCATGTTTGATCTTTAAAAGACAGCGTTATTATTTAAAGTTAGTTTTTATGTATAGTACATATTTTATGAAGCTGAAGAAAAATGTGCACCAAGTCACAAGATTTTGCAACTCCTATGACACAATATTTCAACTATAAGTGATTAGTGAACTGGTACAATTAGCAGCGTGGCTTGTCTCCTAATTATAATGAAAAAACTCTTTTGTTTGAAGAACTAGTTGAGAAAAGAGTTGCTGCATCTGTCTGATATTAATGACCATGTCTCCCAAGTTTCAAAAAGTAAGTATTCAACAATGTTTTAGAATTAAGCTGTCCTGaaacttgtttgtttatttttttctttgcttaaccttttttctctttttaaaaaatttatttattaattacattgtattatgtgacacagttttataggtactgggattccccccacccctctccaaaccctcccccatggtagactctatgcttggtatatgcttgcagtgaaggaatctcaactgaacttgaactgtggttatgaaacttgtttatttttaaaactaaaggaacttggggtcagcattgtgaggCTGTGGGTTGAGCCattaattggaaaggaaaattgatATGTCAGTAAGTTCAATCCTGACTGTTCCCTTCATGGGGAgaacaggtgaaaaaaaaatgaagaatatcaAAAGAagcttttagaatttttttcctagCAAGACAttctgcaataaaaaataattttggataATTTACTTCTATTAACCTTAATTTTAGCCAAAATtcactgattttaaaatatctttagctATAAAAATCACCATCTGGGTAGTTattaaaaacaaaggaaggaattGATAATCACATCCTTAACCTAAATCTGTTCTCAGTATTAAAACACAAGCTTTTTCGGTCACGAGTTCCAAACTCCTTTCTCTGCTCTTCAAGATTTAAGCATACAACTCTTTGAGAAAAGCAAAATACAAATAAGACCCCGGGGCACATAGACAATTTTGTGGCTAGTTTTTAGACAGCCAGCAACAGGCATTAGGTTTTCAAGAAGAGTAAGGGCATGCAGAAGAGACTCACTAAGATGGGTCAACTTTCATACTGCGGTCAGCACTCATCCTTTTATTTCTTGGGTTTGTGATGATAACTAAATGTTCAGGAAAAGAAGTTTAAAAGGAATGTACATTGGAGCCCcactgcagcaggaagcagctgagtGGCAACAGCAGCAAGGTGGTCATGAGTAGCCAACACTGTGATGGTGCCCGCTTACTTGAAGAGATAAACTCTCCAGGAAGGTCCTGTAAATGAAGCAAATGAATGCGGAAGGAGGCCTAGACTACAATCTGTGACTCAGCTGAGCAAATTAACCCTTATGTTTCTCAGTTATCTCCATCTGCAAATGCgagacaataaaagcaaaagtatCCTAGGGTTATTTAGGTACTATATGAAATCACCACAAAACTGAAAATGTATAGCCTGACAAAAGCCAATCGCATAATAGATGTTGGCTATTATTTTTACGAATGTCATATAACCTAATAGGCTATAAAAGAAATCTAACCAGAGCTGATAAATGTCATCATGTTGTTTTATCAAGGAGCTATGGTTGTGGCAGCAACTGGAGGAGGGGGTTCCCAAAGTATTTTAATTGGAGTTAAAGATCATTTATATCCACTTATATCCAGAAAGAACATAAGCCTacctgaattttattttctcttttactaTAAACAGACACCCCTTAAATTTCCACCAAATTATATATCCAGGACTTTTTAGAGcgctgtgtttatttttaagttgaaGGTGCCTTTGCAAAAGATCTCAAAAGTCTGTAAGGCTTGATTGGGCGGTTTA from Ochotona princeps isolate mOchPri1 chromosome 1, mOchPri1.hap1, whole genome shotgun sequence encodes:
- the LOC101529373 gene encoding transmembrane emp24 domain-containing protein 1-like, whose protein sequence is MRNCTPQPAGKAYARAASARLSHCALKAEENLKTSSLPNLMMPPPAFLVCATGAIFRGDCLLDSASLLEFGIEKGLPGTCWRRHFLKLREQYQESGFKKQEFTTENSQFDEVIGGAGLDVDFTLESPQGVLLVSESRKADGLHTVEPTEAGEYKLCFDNSFSTISEKLVFFELIFDSLQDDEEVEGWAEAVEPEEMLDVKMEDIKESVETMRTRLERCIQVLTLLRAFEARDRNLQEGNLERVNFWLVVNVAVLLLVAVLQVCTLERFFQDSALCPRSPSMGVCSEGLA